In one Sphingobium sp. MI1205 genomic region, the following are encoded:
- a CDS encoding phage major tail tube protein has product MGLPRTLKNMNLYNEGIGYGSEVNTVTLPTLTRKLEEYRGGGMNAPLQLDMGMEAMELSFSGPGPLRDVLQQWGVNTVDGVYLRFTGSYQKDDSAAIDTVEVIVRGRYSEIEMGDQEMGEVGEFAATMALAYYKLVWNGRTEIEIDPINMVEIVGGVDRTAELRAAAGMF; this is encoded by the coding sequence ATGGGACTGCCCCGCACCCTCAAGAACATGAACCTCTACAATGAAGGCATCGGCTACGGCAGTGAGGTCAACACCGTCACGCTGCCGACCCTGACCCGGAAGCTGGAAGAATATCGCGGCGGCGGCATGAACGCCCCGCTCCAGCTGGACATGGGGATGGAGGCGATGGAACTGTCGTTCAGCGGCCCCGGCCCGCTGCGGGACGTCCTGCAGCAGTGGGGCGTCAACACGGTGGACGGCGTCTATCTTCGCTTCACCGGCAGCTACCAGAAGGACGACAGCGCGGCGATCGACACCGTCGAGGTCATCGTTCGCGGTCGCTATTCCGAGATCGAGATGGGCGATCAGGAAATGGGCGAAGTCGGCGAGTTCGCCGCCACCATGGCGCTGGCCTATTACAAGCTGGTCTGGAACGGGCGGACGGAAATCGAGATCGACCCCATCAACATGGTCGAGATCGTGGGCGGCGTGGACCGCACCGCCGAACTGCGCGCCGCTGCTGGCATGTTCTGA
- a CDS encoding phage tail assembly protein, producing MSEPNAPVFRTVTLDTPIVRGETTIEELQLRKPRSGELRGLSLVDLGQLKVDSLTKILPRITVPPLTEAEVGNMEPADLLACGAEIGSFLLQRSQRAAVLDQ from the coding sequence ATGAGCGAACCCAACGCCCCCGTTTTCCGCACCGTCACGCTCGACACGCCGATCGTGCGCGGTGAAACCACGATAGAGGAACTGCAGCTGCGCAAGCCACGTTCCGGCGAACTGCGCGGCCTGTCGCTGGTCGATCTGGGCCAGCTGAAGGTGGACAGCCTCACCAAGATCCTACCGCGCATCACCGTGCCCCCGCTGACCGAAGCGGAAGTCGGCAATATGGAACCGGCGGACCTGCTGGCCTGCGGTGCGGAGATCGGCAGTTTTTTGCTGCAGAGGTCGCAACGTGCGGCTGTCCTCGATCAGTAG
- a CDS encoding phage tail tape measure protein, translated as MADKNLRLQIILEALDKVTSPLKSITGASSAARRDLAKTQDELKALGALQKQVGSYKSAESRFANDTRQYQEQQAKLAQLRAQLEATEKPTKKLRMEFERAEKQSAQLAARLDQGGAELQQLSAKLSAAGVDVMDLAGHEDRLANRTAEANRALKQQTAQLEKVAQANRNSEKLNEVSQKATGMGLGMVAAGTAAGAPIVMATKQAMTLESAMADVRKVVDFPTPEAFNKMSDDILEMSTRIPMAAEGIAQIVAAAGRANVPREELMRFAEDAAKMGVAFDSTAEDAGNTMAKWRTAFGLPQDGVVALADQINALTNSFGGNVGAVTDMVTRIGPLGKVGGLAAAQIASMSQVLSSVGVESEIGATGIKNMMLALTKGTSATKSQQGAFKALGLDAVQMSKDMQKDAGGAITNVLERIQKLPKEAQAGMLTELFGSESVAAIAPMLTSLDQLKTNFALVGDRSQYAGSMNKEFLSAIATTEGATGLAGNALSALNITMGQFLLPTIVKVSGYVQKAAVGVRGWAQEHPVLAKGIMIFMGAGAALLILLGGLALAFAALTAAAAPLGIALGPLLLIVAAIAAVAAAAYLIYDNWGAISAWFGGLWEGIKAMVSGAIDFLINAFLTFHPLGLLIRAFMPALAYLQSLNFTEIGRNLIQGLINGVVGMLGALKSTIVGAASSVANWFKSKLGIHSPSRVFAGLGGFVMAGLDQGLASNTGGPLDRIAELSDRMTKGFSASPVIPRIMDLSGQMASAIGVGTAGAAMAVASPAAAQQPGSSPAAAAVQNHYTIQVTVTGGAQGQEIADQVREAIEQIERERRGRGFGDQ; from the coding sequence ATGGCGGACAAGAATCTTCGGCTGCAGATCATCCTTGAGGCGCTGGACAAGGTCACATCGCCCCTGAAATCCATCACTGGCGCGTCGTCCGCCGCGCGCCGGGATCTGGCGAAGACGCAGGATGAACTAAAGGCGCTTGGCGCCCTGCAAAAGCAGGTCGGCAGCTACAAGTCCGCGGAATCGCGCTTCGCCAACGACACGCGCCAATATCAGGAACAGCAGGCGAAGCTGGCGCAGCTGCGCGCCCAGCTGGAGGCGACGGAAAAGCCGACGAAGAAGCTACGCATGGAATTTGAGCGGGCGGAAAAACAGTCCGCGCAGCTGGCGGCGCGCCTCGATCAAGGTGGCGCGGAACTGCAGCAGCTGTCGGCCAAGCTCTCCGCCGCCGGTGTCGATGTCATGGATCTGGCCGGGCATGAGGATCGCCTCGCCAATCGCACTGCCGAAGCGAACCGCGCGCTCAAGCAACAGACGGCGCAGCTGGAGAAGGTCGCCCAGGCCAACCGCAACTCCGAAAAGCTGAATGAGGTCAGCCAGAAGGCGACGGGCATGGGCCTCGGCATGGTCGCCGCTGGCACCGCCGCCGGTGCGCCGATCGTCATGGCGACCAAACAGGCGATGACGCTGGAAAGCGCCATGGCCGACGTCCGCAAAGTGGTCGATTTCCCCACGCCCGAAGCCTTCAACAAGATGTCCGACGACATTTTGGAGATGAGTACGCGGATCCCGATGGCCGCCGAAGGCATCGCGCAGATCGTCGCCGCCGCTGGCCGCGCCAATGTCCCGCGCGAGGAACTGATGCGCTTCGCCGAAGATGCGGCGAAAATGGGCGTTGCGTTTGACAGCACCGCCGAAGATGCGGGCAACACCATGGCGAAATGGCGCACCGCCTTCGGCTTGCCGCAGGATGGCGTGGTGGCGCTGGCCGACCAGATCAACGCCCTGACCAACAGCTTTGGCGGCAACGTCGGCGCTGTGACGGACATGGTGACGCGCATCGGCCCGCTGGGTAAGGTGGGCGGCCTCGCTGCGGCCCAGATCGCGTCCATGAGCCAAGTCCTGTCCAGCGTGGGCGTGGAATCGGAGATCGGCGCGACTGGCATCAAGAACATGATGCTGGCGCTCACCAAGGGCACGTCGGCCACGAAATCGCAGCAGGGCGCGTTCAAGGCGCTCGGGCTAGACGCGGTGCAGATGTCCAAGGACATGCAGAAGGATGCCGGGGGCGCGATTACTAATGTCCTTGAACGGATCCAGAAGCTGCCGAAAGAGGCGCAGGCCGGGATGCTGACCGAACTATTCGGATCCGAAAGCGTCGCCGCCATTGCGCCCATGCTGACCAGCCTCGACCAGCTGAAAACGAATTTCGCGCTGGTCGGCGACAGAAGCCAATATGCTGGCTCCATGAACAAGGAATTCCTGTCGGCCATCGCCACCACGGAAGGGGCGACCGGCTTGGCGGGCAACGCCCTGTCGGCGCTCAACATCACCATGGGCCAGTTCCTGCTGCCCACCATCGTCAAAGTGTCGGGCTACGTCCAGAAAGCCGCTGTCGGGGTGCGAGGATGGGCACAGGAGCATCCCGTGCTGGCCAAGGGTATCATGATCTTCATGGGGGCGGGGGCTGCGCTGCTGATCCTGCTCGGCGGCCTCGCGCTGGCTTTCGCCGCCTTGACCGCCGCCGCCGCGCCGCTGGGCATCGCGCTCGGGCCATTGCTGCTGATCGTCGCCGCCATCGCGGCGGTCGCCGCTGCCGCCTATCTGATCTACGACAATTGGGGCGCGATCTCGGCATGGTTCGGCGGCCTGTGGGAAGGTATCAAAGCCATGGTCAGCGGGGCGATCGACTTCCTGATCAATGCCTTCCTGACCTTCCACCCGCTCGGATTGCTCATCCGCGCCTTCATGCCCGCGCTGGCCTATCTCCAGTCGCTGAATTTTACCGAGATCGGCCGCAATTTGATCCAAGGGCTGATCAACGGCGTCGTGGGGATGTTGGGCGCGCTCAAATCCACCATCGTCGGCGCGGCCAGTTCCGTCGCCAACTGGTTCAAGTCGAAGCTGGGCATCCATTCGCCCTCCCGCGTCTTCGCCGGGCTGGGCGGGTTCGTCATGGCCGGGCTGGATCAGGGCCTCGCCAGCAACACCGGTGGTCCGCTCGATCGTATTGCCGAACTGTCGGACCGTATGACGAAGGGCTTTTCCGCCAGCCCTGTGATTCCGCGCATCATGGACCTGTCGGGGCAGATGGCGAGTGCGATCGGCGTGGGCACCGCTGGGGCGGCGATGGCCGTCGCGTCTCCTGCTGCGGCTCAACAGCCCGGCAGCAGCCCTGCCGCTGCTGCCGTGCAGAACCACTACACCATTCAAGTCACCGTGACAGGCGGCGCGCAGGGGCAGGAAATCGCCGATCAGGTCCGCGAAGCGATCGAGCAGATCGAGCGCGAGCGGCGCGGGCGCGGCTTCGGCGATCAATAA
- a CDS encoding HIRAN domain-containing protein, translating to MVTPVGRLPAMSLAVVGARFPNSDGSDRRREILLCVPGERVELRPEPHNKADARAVAVVSNRGVQIGYLTAERCGRISQLLEQCREVQAIFQQVSSSGAWIRVAFDGESPVLPATASEEDGCMDDGADTGFYPDEIWPDD from the coding sequence ATGGTCACACCAGTGGGCCGCCTGCCCGCTATGTCGCTGGCGGTTGTCGGCGCACGATTCCCGAACAGCGACGGATCTGACCGCCGCCGCGAAATCCTGCTCTGCGTACCCGGCGAGCGGGTCGAGTTGCGCCCAGAGCCGCATAACAAGGCCGACGCGCGCGCCGTGGCGGTGGTTTCGAACCGTGGGGTGCAGATAGGTTATCTAACGGCGGAACGATGCGGCCGCATTTCCCAGCTGCTGGAACAATGCCGCGAAGTGCAGGCGATCTTCCAGCAGGTCTCATCATCCGGTGCGTGGATCCGCGTGGCTTTCGACGGTGAAAGCCCGGTCCTTCCTGCCACCGCCAGCGAGGAAGATGGATGTATGGATGACGGGGCCGACACGGGCTTCTATCCAGATGAAATCTGGCCTGACGATTAG
- a CDS encoding phage tail protein gives MHLMALGMFLFEIGTLAYDEMQRKTDWQHARSQRVGARDATQFTGVGDETISLSGAVYAEIADGRVSLDDLRSMADDGEALPLVDGSGTVYGNFVITALDERHAFLMSDGRARRIDFGIDLLRVDDPATANNAQASA, from the coding sequence ATGCATTTGATGGCGCTGGGCATGTTCCTGTTCGAGATCGGAACGCTGGCCTATGATGAAATGCAGCGGAAGACGGACTGGCAACATGCCCGATCCCAGCGCGTCGGCGCGCGGGACGCAACGCAATTCACCGGCGTCGGCGATGAGACGATCAGCCTTTCGGGGGCAGTCTATGCCGAGATCGCGGACGGGCGCGTCTCGCTCGATGACCTGCGCAGCATGGCGGACGACGGCGAGGCGCTGCCCTTGGTCGATGGCAGCGGCACGGTCTATGGTAATTTCGTCATCACAGCGCTGGATGAGCGCCATGCCTTCCTCATGTCCGATGGCCGCGCGCGCCGGATCGATTTCGGCATAGATCTGCTGCGCGTGGATGATCCGGCGACGGCAAATAATGCCCAGGCGTCGGCATGA
- a CDS encoding contractile injection system protein, VgrG/Pvc8 family: MSEKINNIADWRVTLDGKDLSDRLRPRLVSLSLSEKRGDEADQLDIVLNDTDGMLGIPKEGAVLKVQLGWKQGADVATGLIDKGSFKVDDVSHSGPPDQITIKARAADFTSKIRNRREQSWKNTTLGAVLKDVAGRNGLTLKVASDLSSIALPSISQSRESDIAFLKRLGREHDAVATIKDKHLIFARKGAGTTTSGKALPTLTIRRTDGDRHNWQRQKRDGQEGVSASWHDKKGAKRKTFTVGKEDGAKKLRKVYPDEASAKRAAIAERDRLKRAPATFDMKLALGRADAIPEARVKVSGYKDEIDATTWLISEVTHRLDKSGGFTTDVKMETAP, translated from the coding sequence ATGAGCGAGAAGATCAACAATATCGCGGACTGGCGCGTGACGCTCGACGGCAAGGATCTGTCGGACCGGCTGCGCCCGCGCCTCGTATCCCTTTCCCTATCCGAAAAGCGCGGCGATGAAGCCGACCAGCTGGATATAGTGCTCAACGACACGGACGGCATGCTGGGGATCCCAAAGGAAGGCGCGGTGCTGAAGGTGCAGCTGGGCTGGAAACAGGGTGCGGACGTTGCCACCGGCCTGATCGATAAGGGCAGTTTCAAGGTGGACGACGTGTCGCACAGCGGCCCGCCCGATCAGATCACGATCAAAGCCCGCGCCGCCGACTTCACCAGCAAGATCCGCAACCGGCGCGAGCAGAGCTGGAAGAACACGACGCTGGGCGCGGTGCTGAAAGACGTCGCGGGCAGGAACGGCCTGACGCTGAAAGTCGCATCGGACCTTTCCTCGATCGCGCTGCCTTCGATCAGTCAGAGCCGGGAAAGCGACATCGCCTTCCTCAAACGCCTTGGCCGCGAGCATGATGCCGTGGCAACCATCAAGGACAAGCATCTGATCTTCGCGCGAAAAGGCGCGGGCACCACGACCAGCGGCAAGGCGCTGCCAACCCTGACGATTCGCCGCACCGATGGCGACCGTCACAACTGGCAGCGACAGAAGCGGGATGGGCAGGAGGGAGTATCCGCCAGCTGGCATGACAAGAAGGGCGCGAAGCGTAAGACGTTCACGGTCGGCAAGGAAGACGGCGCGAAGAAGCTGCGCAAGGTCTATCCCGACGAGGCATCGGCGAAGCGTGCGGCAATAGCAGAACGGGACCGGCTCAAGCGGGCACCGGCCACCTTTGACATGAAGCTGGCGCTGGGCCGCGCCGACGCCATCCCCGAAGCCCGCGTGAAGGTCAGCGGCTACAAGGATGAGATCGACGCCACCACATGGCTGATTTCAGAAGTAACGCACCGGCTCGACAAGTCGGGCGGCTTCACGACCGATGTGAAGATGGAAACGGCTCCCTGA
- a CDS encoding phage tail sheath subtilisin-like domain-containing protein, producing the protein MPFKHGITVTEIDTGARTLTAVSTAIIGLVATASDADAAVFPLDRPALITDIETAIGDAGVDGTLANALRAIADQTRPVVVVVRVEEGADAAETASNVIGTTDANGQKTGMQALLAAQAQLGVKPKILGTPGLETQAVTTALAVVAQKLRGFAYARAIGETVAAAILYRANFSARELMLLMPDFLAWDTAASANVTSYAAARAMGLRALIDTQTGPHKTLSNVAVQGVVGLTKDIHWDIEDAASEAGLLNAKEVTALVRTDTGYRFWGNRTTAEAESLFAFESTVRVAQLLADTIVSGMMWAIDKPLTPALAKDIIETINGFFRQLKAQGIILGANAWFDEANNSTASLKAGKLRIDYDYTVPPPLEDLGFNQRITDSYFADFASQLAETV; encoded by the coding sequence ACCGCCATTATCGGCTTGGTTGCCACGGCTTCCGATGCCGACGCCGCCGTCTTTCCCCTCGACCGTCCCGCGCTGATCACGGACATTGAGACGGCGATCGGCGATGCGGGCGTGGATGGCACGCTGGCGAACGCCCTGCGCGCCATTGCCGACCAGACCCGCCCCGTCGTCGTCGTGGTTCGCGTCGAGGAAGGCGCGGATGCTGCCGAGACTGCCAGCAATGTTATCGGCACCACCGATGCCAACGGCCAGAAGACCGGCATGCAGGCGCTGCTGGCCGCGCAGGCGCAGCTGGGCGTCAAGCCGAAGATCCTCGGCACCCCCGGCCTCGAAACGCAGGCGGTTACCACGGCGCTGGCTGTGGTGGCGCAGAAGCTGCGCGGCTTCGCCTATGCCCGCGCGATCGGCGAGACGGTCGCAGCCGCCATCCTCTACCGCGCCAATTTCAGCGCGCGCGAACTGATGCTGCTGATGCCCGACTTCCTCGCCTGGGACACGGCCGCCAGCGCCAACGTCACCAGCTATGCCGCCGCCCGCGCCATGGGGCTGCGCGCCCTGATCGACACCCAGACCGGCCCGCACAAGACGCTCTCGAACGTCGCGGTGCAGGGCGTCGTCGGCCTGACCAAAGATATCCATTGGGATATTGAGGATGCGGCCAGCGAAGCCGGGCTGCTCAACGCCAAGGAAGTGACCGCCCTTGTCCGCACCGACACCGGCTATCGCTTCTGGGGCAACCGCACCACGGCAGAAGCGGAAAGCCTGTTCGCCTTCGAAAGCACCGTCCGAGTCGCGCAGCTGCTGGCCGACACGATCGTCAGCGGCATGATGTGGGCGATCGACAAGCCGCTGACCCCCGCGCTCGCCAAGGACATCATCGAGACCATCAACGGCTTCTTCCGCCAGTTGAAAGCGCAGGGCATCATTCTCGGCGCGAATGCATGGTTCGATGAGGCGAACAACAGCACGGCCAGCCTCAAGGCGGGCAAGCTGCGCATCGACTATGACTACACCGTGCCGCCGCCGCTGGAAGATCTGGGCTTCAACCAGCGCATCACGGACAGCTACTTCGCCGATTTTGCGAGCCAGCTGGCCGAGACGGTCTGA
- a CDS encoding GpE family phage tail protein, with protein sequence MADVAIIFHWSPAVMDSMDLSELMGWREQAARRSKSPDKPGKR encoded by the coding sequence ATGGCGGACGTGGCGATCATCTTCCATTGGTCGCCCGCCGTCATGGACAGCATGGACCTGTCCGAACTGATGGGCTGGCGCGAACAGGCCGCCCGTCGATCGAAATCCCCTGACAAGCCCGGAAAGCGATAA